DNA sequence from the Cucumis melo cultivar AY chromosome 6, USDA_Cmelo_AY_1.0, whole genome shotgun sequence genome:
TTATGTACGGATTATATTATTTCTattcttaatattttttttccttttaagaaAGAATATAAACtaattgtttttcatttttgaaatctGATTATTAGTTCAAATGTTATGTAAAAAGTATTGGTGGGCAGTGACAatgatgtttggaatagatAATTAGTCCAGGGACTGAGATAattataataagaaaatatcattatatattttaatagtttgaatctatatttataaataatttaaatcttTAATGTAAATTAAGTtctataaataatttaaatttttaataataattaaaaaaagtttaaaagatGTAAATTAAGTTTTTGAATTAATCGCGTAAGATTTGAACCTAGGTGAGAAGGGGGCTAACAGTTAGAGTTATCACTAAACTAATGATAACTATTAATAATTAAGTAGCtttttttatacatattatgtaaagacaataaagttgagaGGGTTTCGAGTCCTCGGACTTATGCTAAATTCGTCGGTGAGGTGAGTTAAATGATCCATTAAGAAAAGATTTTAAAAGTTACAGGTTTATTAAACATTTTTCAAAGTCCAAGGAATCAGTTGGaaacaaaagtcaaagttaAGATATCCATTTGACAGTAACTCAAAAGCTTATGAAGTAAACTTGTGGTTTTCTATTccaagaataataaaaataatagtaactATTCACATCTTCTGTCCTCATCTTCACTACATGCAAACATTATAACTTAACAATGCCAACGTGAATTTCATTTAGACATCTACTAGAGCATGTATGTAATAAATACACAACCAATTCCCTAAAGTGCATTATAGCAAAGAAAgaactatataaatatatatatatatatcattcaCCATAAAGTCAGTCAATGCAGCAAGGGTATTACAGTAAACatctgtattttttttttttacatgttaaaataattatttaaatgaGATTCATACAAAGAGTCTCTTTCTTTAGGAGGCCTTGGACTTTGGTGCAGATGGAAGCAACTGCAGTTTACAAACATAAGATGTAATCACTACAACAATCTAAGCATTCACATTCAAAGATACAATATAATATCACAgatattttttgtttaaatctcATTTTAGTTTAGTCTTGAAAGTTCAAGTCTAAACTTTCAAAATATCTGTTTTGGACATTTCTTTGATTTTGACGATGACCTTCAAAATATCTACTTTAGtgacttaaaaaaaatcatcaaacaAAAAGTTTAGAGATGGAAAATGACGTTTTAAGAGTTTGGtgttcaaaatagaaaaaacttaaaaagtttAGAGATTAAAATAGATGGTGTGAAAGTTTATGGACCAAAATCTCGAGTTTTcaaattcattttatttttatccttagaagtttcaaatatttaaaatccattttagttttttatCACTAAAAATGTTACAGCATTTATAAGCAGCAATCTTCAAAGATCTAGAATATTAGTACTGTTTGTTTCCCATGTTTTTGCACAGATTGTTCTTAGTGTATATACAGCTGCAGTTAATTCATGGAAGCGTTGAAAAAAGACGCTCATGCCATGCTGAAAAGGGATGTTGATGAAGAATCAGTGAGTACCTGATAACATGATATCAAAGAGGTGACAAATCCAAATGCTCCAGTAACGCGAGGAGTTACTTTCTTAGGTGCCAACTGAAGCAGTCCAATTGCAACAACAACATCCATGGCGGCTTTAATCAGTGCAAGGGACCGTTCATTTGATTGTTTGACCTTTGCGCAGTATTTCTCATCCTAGATTCATTTGATCCACCAAAAATACAGTACAATAAAAATGTGTTCAAGAAGGAAACAGCAAAATATTTAGTTCATTGTTCAGAGAGGTAAGCAAAACATACTTCATATTTATTCCTGTTCTTAAGATCCTTCTCCAGCTTTTTTCTTGCTGAGGAAAGCCTCCCAAGCTCTCCAAGCTAATACATGGACAGACAAGGGAAATCAGTTGCATCATGTGGAAGAGAGAGTTCAATTCATGTAGAGATGGGAAAACACTGACCTCAACCAATGTGGAACAAATTGATGAACCCATCCAACAAAACAGTGATATCCTGCCAATCAGCTCTGCACGTTCTTTGTTCTATCAAAAAGTGTAATGTCAGTGCTGATGATAGCCATAAAGTTATCACCAATCACAGATAATAGACTGGAATTTGAGTGGTACCTTATAGATGCCCGTCCTACTGAGCCAAACAATTTGATCGAGGAATAGAAAAGTTGATAACAAAGCATTCTTGGACTGTCAGAAGCCTCAAGTTAGGAGAGGAAGTGAATAAGAATGCTTAAATTTAAGTATCTTATAAAAGTTTTTAATGCCTACCTTCCCTAAAAGAACAAGGGGCAGAGGTGTTCCTTGGGGAGTAGGGCTGATTAGTCCATGAAGATCATTGACAAACTGCATATGAAcatccaaaataaataaaaatgagttttcTTATCTACATGATCAAGAATGGAAAACTAGGTCTAATGCTTTGGAATGGCAGCACACATCATTTTCTTTATTGCAGCCATTAGTTTGATGAAAGCACTTAAATCTATTCAAGGAGTAATCGAAAGGATGCTACCTAAAATATGCAACAGAAGCTACAGAACAGCA
Encoded proteins:
- the LOC103483308 gene encoding peroxisomal membrane protein 11D, whose amino-acid sequence is MSTLDVTRAELALVVLYLNKAEARDKICRAIQYGSKFLSNGEPGTAQNVDRSTALARKVFRLFKFVNDLHGLISPTPQGTPLPLVLLGKSKNALLSTFLFLDQIVWLSRTGIYKNKERAELIGRISLFCWMGSSICSTLVELGELGRLSSARKKLEKDLKNRNKYEDEKYCAKVKQSNERSLALIKAAMDVVVAIGLLQLAPKKVTPRVTGAFGFVTSLISCYQLLPSAPKSKAS